The Syntrophotalea acetylenivorans genome contains the following window.
CCAAGGAAGAGCGGCTGGTTTTTGTCTGTGGGCGTTATGAAGGTTTCGACGAGCGAATCCGCACCCTGGTCGACGACGAATTCTCCATCGGGGATTTTGTGCTGACTGGTGGCGAACTGGCGGCAATGGTCATGATCGATGCCGTCGCGAGACTCGTGCCCGGTGTGCTTGGCAGTAGTGGGAGTGCGGTCAGCGATTCCCATGCCGACGGTTTGCTGGAACACCCTCATTATACGCGTCCGGCCACATTTCGCGACATGGCCGTGCCCGATGTTTTATTGTCCGGTAATCACGGAGCCATTGAACGCTGGCGACGCCGTGAACAGCTTAGGCGGACTCTGCAGCGCCGACCCGACTTGCTGGAAAAAGCCGTATTGAGCGAACAGGACCAGCGCTGGCTTGAGGAACTCCGCCAGGAACTGAAAAGCGGTGTCAAATGAAGCAGCCGGCTGTTGCTATAGCTTTGGTGCATCACCCCATTGTCGATCGGCGAGGTGATCTGGTCACCACGGCGGTAACCAATCTGGATATCCACGATCTGGCTCGTACTGCGCGAACCTACGGGGTCTCCAGGGTTTACCTGGTGACTCCCCTGGCGGAGCAGCAGCAGTTGGTGGATCGTATTCTGCAGCACTGGCGGCAGGGGCATGGATCCAGCTACAACCCTAAGCGGGCCGAGGCCCTCAAGCTGGTTGTTGTAGCCGCCAGTCTGGAAGAGGCTCTGGCCGACTGGCAGCAGGTCAGCGGAGCCGAGCCGTGGCCGGTGCTTACCGGTGCTGCGAGTCAGGGCGGTATCTCTTTTGGCCGTTGCCGGGAGATTTTAGCCGAGCGGTCGCTTCTGCTTGTACTTGGTACGGGCTGGGGGCTGGCGCCGGAACTGTTTGAACAGGGTTGGACGGTGCTGGAACCGATTGTCGGTGCTGGCGACAATTATAATCATTTGCCGGTGCGCTCGGCAGCTGCGATCATGCTCGATCGGCTGTTGGGGACAGTGGCAGACTAAACGATAAAGCTAGAACAAAAACAGCATGTTGCTGAGGAGGAAGATATGAACGTTATTGATCGTTTGGAAATGGAACAGATGAAGAAGGATCTTCCAGTTTTTAAGGCTGGAGATA
Protein-coding sequences here:
- the trmD gene encoding tRNA (guanosine(37)-N1)-methyltransferase TrmD, which translates into the protein MIFELLTLFPALCDSPFADSILGKAVDKGLIDISAHNLRDWAEGRHKITDDTPYGGGDGMVLKPEPVAKALDDLRSSGPRPRVLLMTPQGVPFRQHHAQQLAKEERLVFVCGRYEGFDERIRTLVDDEFSIGDFVLTGGELAAMVMIDAVARLVPGVLGSSGSAVSDSHADGLLEHPHYTRPATFRDMAVPDVLLSGNHGAIERWRRREQLRRTLQRRPDLLEKAVLSEQDQRWLEELRQELKSGVK
- a CDS encoding RNA methyltransferase, translated to MKQPAVAIALVHHPIVDRRGDLVTTAVTNLDIHDLARTARTYGVSRVYLVTPLAEQQQLVDRILQHWRQGHGSSYNPKRAEALKLVVVAASLEEALADWQQVSGAEPWPVLTGAASQGGISFGRCREILAERSLLLVLGTGWGLAPELFEQGWTVLEPIVGAGDNYNHLPVRSAAAIMLDRLLGTVAD